In Bermanella sp. WJH001, the genomic stretch ACATGCCATCAATCATGGCCGCCGTCATGCGCGCAGCCTCAATGGCTTTTTGCTTATCTGCCAACAACTGGCAAAACGAATAACGTAAATTACTTTCAAGGCGCTTATTGTTTACCGCCTGCAACCTAGCTAACGCTGGATCATGAGTAGCCTGCCCCCAAAACGATAACCAAGTAGTACTGGCTCGGGATGATTGCTGGAACCCTGAAAAGTTGGTTTCGACGATCATCATCAACCTATCCATAGGGCTGGGGTGACTGGCTTGTTCAATGCGCAACAACAAACCATTCTTTAATTCATCCAGTAAATGACGCACAGCGGCCTCAATGACCCCCTGCTTACCACCGAAGTAATGACTAATAATACCTGATGACATACCCGCTAAACGGCTGATGGTGACAATGGTTGTACCCTGAAAGCCATATTCTTCAATTGACTTAAGGGTCGCCTCAATAAGCTGCAACTTGCGAACAGGCTCTATTCCAATTTTAGACATATCTTTTTTGATTGAACGTTCAATTAATAACAAGTCTAATGTTTAGATATCTAAATATCAACCTTAGCCCAAGGACCACATAACTCACTATTTATAAATGAAACCAGCCAAAATCATCTAAAAGCGAGAGATATAGCGAGGCACAAGGAATATGATTTTAATTACAGGACGATAGATTTACACAAAAAAACCACCCCATCCAAAAAAGAACCCCCCAACACCCTAACAAGCCAACAACAGAACCCTCGCCTCGCCACATACTTTAAAATACACTTGCCCCCCTATTATTTTGATCTTCAGATTCATCTAACTATATAAGCAACCTTATTTGCCATGCCGATACCAGATAGCCTCACCCTACCTAGCCCTGCCAAATTAAATTTGTTTTTGCACATTACCGGGCAACGCCCCAACGGCTATCACGAGCTACAAACCATCTTTCAATTTATTGATCGCTGCGATGAACTCACCTTTAAAGCAAACAACAGTAGCCAAATTACCATTACGCCAGCTATTCCCGGTGTCGCATTAGAAGACAACCTTATTTATAGAGCTGCCAAAATGATTCAACAAAAAACCGGCTGCACAAAAGGGGTCGACATACATTTAAATAAAATTTTACCCATGGGCGGGGGCTTAGGTGGCGGCAGTTCTAATGCTGCCACCGCATTAGTGGGTTTAAATCATTTATGGCAAACCCAATTAAGCGAAAATGAATTAGCTGAGCTAGGCTTACAGCTGGGTGCCGATGTACCTGTGTTTGTTCGTGGCAAAGCCGCATGGGCACAGGGGGTTGGCGAGCAACTAACACCGATGGATGACTTAGAAGAAAATTGGTTTGTGGTAATTGTCCCACCTTGTCATGTGAACACTGCTGAAATTTTTTCACACAAAGATTTGACAAGGGACACTCCAACGTGCAGAATTAGCGCCGCTCTCAGGGGCGAGGGTCAAAATGACTGTGAATCAGTGGTTTGCAAACTCTACCAAGAAGTTTCTAACTCATTGAATTTGCTAAAGAATTTTGGCTCTGCTAGAATGACTGGCACTGGCGCTTGCGTCTTCTTAGAAGTAGATTCTGAGATAACAGCAAACTCGGTTCTAGCCAAGCTACCAGCTGATATAAAAGCTTTCGTGGCGAAAGGCATTAACCAATCGCCATTGCAAAAAGCTTTAATAAGCTGAGTCAATTTAGGGGTGTAGCCAAGCGGTAAGGCAACGGGTTTTGATCCCGTCATGCGTAGGTTCGAATCCTGCCACCCCTGCCATCTTCTTAAAATCCATCATTGATCAAGCTAATTAGCACATGGGGTATCCGACGTGTCTAAGTTAATGGTTTTTACCGGTAACG encodes the following:
- the betI gene encoding transcriptional regulator BetI, producing MSKIGIEPVRKLQLIEATLKSIEEYGFQGTTIVTISRLAGMSSGIISHYFGGKQGVIEAAVRHLLDELKNGLLLRIEQASHPSPMDRLMMIVETNFSGFQQSSRASTTWLSFWGQATHDPALARLQAVNNKRLESNLRYSFCQLLADKQKAIEAARMTAAMIDGMWLRSTLSPPQEHGFQESERLCKEFIHLQVDRFGGDK
- the ispE gene encoding 4-(cytidine 5'-diphospho)-2-C-methyl-D-erythritol kinase, coding for MPIPDSLTLPSPAKLNLFLHITGQRPNGYHELQTIFQFIDRCDELTFKANNSSQITITPAIPGVALEDNLIYRAAKMIQQKTGCTKGVDIHLNKILPMGGGLGGGSSNAATALVGLNHLWQTQLSENELAELGLQLGADVPVFVRGKAAWAQGVGEQLTPMDDLEENWFVVIVPPCHVNTAEIFSHKDLTRDTPTCRISAALRGEGQNDCESVVCKLYQEVSNSLNLLKNFGSARMTGTGACVFLEVDSEITANSVLAKLPADIKAFVAKGINQSPLQKALIS